In Acidimicrobiales bacterium, the genomic window GCCGAGGTCACTCCCGAGCACCTGCTGGCCGCCCTGGTGGGCCAGTCCGAAGGTGTCGTGCTGCCCATCCTCCAGCGGGTCGGGGTGGCGCCGCTCACCGTACGCAACCAGGTCGA contains:
- a CDS encoding Clp protease N-terminal domain-containing protein; protein product: MAMAFDPNRWTIKTQEAFQAAVGLARERNNAEVTPEHLLAALVGQSEGVVLPILQRVGVAPLTVRNQV